One part of the Microbulbifer sp. THAF38 genome encodes these proteins:
- a CDS encoding nucleoside hydrolase translates to MKLKRWLSAGALILGSFATLASCHADNGRHGKRLHQATKNEDAQPIIWIGDFNNFDDAVALMLIAKDPRYTLELAVVEDSFNTVAHGANTVYNILEWLGNNDTKVIRGAYFATEEVAYGANGKASSTPVNDDKAVAGRDDYQLPNSSDFSTGTWNLERRNAMGINLYGQYVPGPWRDNGSTLYGTDHLIPRAKQDHYRYQGNNGVSFNFELAEDIILETLDNLEQSPVVFNTGKLTTLARVLGKANEEQLAKIDRVIMMGGGFENYEPFTANHEAACFGDKSRNLGGNIFSHPSFGCESDFSTHQEFNILLDPLSAQWAFDALSENDIETYLVPTNSTDMAKVQGNTIEALAERRATPEACYTSQLLSSIREFEGGDFQGNGDFAMDAVIRLWDIIAALVLLEPETLEMDLVPGFIEVDQLNAGLADSMTPYDPITFDPTVGKTTFTENGKGLEVNVVMGINHDAARTVMIERLRDRFNSARKGARCRAKQH, encoded by the coding sequence ATGAAATTAAAACGTTGGCTATCTGCCGGAGCCCTGATTCTGGGTAGCTTTGCAACCCTGGCCTCCTGCCATGCGGACAATGGCCGCCATGGAAAGCGCCTGCACCAAGCAACCAAAAATGAAGATGCCCAACCGATTATCTGGATCGGCGACTTCAATAACTTTGACGATGCCGTAGCATTGATGCTGATTGCCAAAGACCCGCGCTACACCCTGGAACTGGCAGTGGTGGAAGACTCCTTCAATACTGTAGCGCACGGAGCCAACACGGTTTACAACATCCTTGAGTGGTTGGGTAACAACGATACCAAAGTGATACGTGGTGCCTACTTTGCCACTGAGGAGGTCGCTTATGGGGCTAACGGTAAGGCCTCCAGCACTCCGGTAAATGACGACAAAGCTGTAGCTGGCCGCGATGATTACCAGCTGCCCAACTCCTCCGATTTCAGCACCGGCACATGGAATTTGGAGCGCCGTAATGCCATGGGCATTAACCTTTATGGCCAGTATGTACCCGGCCCCTGGCGCGATAACGGCTCCACCTTATACGGAACTGACCACCTAATCCCCCGCGCAAAACAGGATCACTATCGCTATCAGGGCAATAATGGTGTTTCTTTCAACTTTGAGCTGGCTGAAGACATTATCCTGGAAACGCTGGATAACCTGGAGCAGTCTCCAGTCGTTTTCAATACCGGCAAACTGACCACCCTGGCCCGTGTACTCGGCAAGGCCAATGAAGAACAGCTGGCTAAAATTGACCGTGTGATAATGATGGGCGGCGGCTTTGAAAATTACGAACCCTTCACCGCAAATCACGAGGCTGCTTGCTTCGGCGATAAATCCCGCAACTTGGGCGGGAATATTTTTTCTCACCCAAGCTTCGGCTGTGAAAGCGACTTCAGCACCCACCAGGAATTCAATATTCTGCTCGACCCGCTAAGTGCCCAGTGGGCCTTTGACGCCTTGAGTGAAAATGATATTGAAACCTATTTGGTACCCACCAACTCTACCGACATGGCCAAGGTACAGGGCAACACCATCGAAGCCCTGGCCGAACGCCGCGCGACTCCGGAAGCCTGCTACACCTCCCAACTGCTCAGTTCCATTCGCGAGTTTGAAGGTGGAGATTTCCAGGGTAACGGCGACTTCGCCATGGATGCCGTTATTCGCCTGTGGGACATTATCGCCGCACTGGTGCTGTTGGAGCCTGAAACTCTGGAGATGGATCTGGTACCCGGGTTTATTGAGGTTGACCAGCTAAATGCCGGCCTGGCCGACAGCATGACGCCTTATGACCCCATCACCTTCGACCCCACCGTAGGTAAAACCACCTTTACAGAAAACGGCAAAGGCTTAGAAGTGAATGTGGTTATGGGCATCAACCATGACGCTGCTCGTACAGTGATGATTGAGCGTCTGCGTGATCGTTTTAATTCTGCGCGGAAGGGAGCTAGATGTCGAGCTAAACAGCACTAA
- a CDS encoding SDR family oxidoreductase, whose translation MKILITGASGLLGRSVLKQLSNSPTFSATGTAFSRAGENLIRLDLSDSSAVKASLREIRPDVVIHCAAERWPDRCADNPDTAWQLNVGSTELLAKYCSEINAQLVYISTDYVFDGTAPPYTSDDTPNPVNFYGRSKLAGEEAVLKNGNHWVLRLPWLFGPVAYLEESGITALLETLREQKPVTLDHWAIRFPTSVEEVAEVLEQCLLKIRGGTQFEGIYQWSGDTACTRFELAHIIAKVCELSTDHISADSKPNFSVPRPYNCQLDKSRLTNLGIKGTEPLPQQLARNLKSFIQN comes from the coding sequence GTGAAAATCCTGATTACCGGCGCCTCCGGCCTGCTGGGCCGTAGTGTATTAAAGCAACTTTCCAACAGCCCTACTTTTTCCGCAACCGGGACCGCTTTTTCTCGCGCAGGCGAAAACTTAATTCGCCTGGACTTATCGGATAGCAGCGCAGTCAAAGCTTCTCTGCGGGAAATTAGGCCGGATGTGGTAATCCACTGTGCCGCCGAGCGCTGGCCAGACCGCTGTGCCGACAATCCAGATACCGCCTGGCAACTCAATGTCGGCAGTACTGAGTTATTGGCAAAGTACTGTAGCGAAATCAATGCTCAGTTGGTGTATATCAGCACCGACTATGTCTTTGATGGTACTGCCCCACCCTACACTTCCGATGACACACCCAATCCCGTGAATTTCTACGGTCGAAGCAAGTTGGCAGGAGAGGAAGCGGTACTGAAAAACGGTAACCATTGGGTTTTAAGATTACCCTGGCTGTTTGGACCCGTCGCCTACCTGGAGGAATCTGGTATTACCGCCCTATTAGAGACGCTGCGAGAACAAAAGCCGGTCACACTGGATCACTGGGCAATTCGCTTTCCCACCAGTGTGGAGGAAGTGGCAGAAGTATTGGAGCAATGCCTGTTGAAAATCCGCGGTGGCACCCAGTTTGAAGGAATCTACCAGTGGAGCGGCGACACCGCCTGCACCCGCTTTGAACTCGCGCATATTATTGCCAAAGTGTGCGAATTGAGTACTGACCATATCAGCGCAGATAGCAAACCCAATTTTTCAGTACCGCGCCCCTACAATTGTCAGCTGGATAAATCACGCTTAACAAACCTGGGCATCAAAGGGACCGAACCATTGCCTCAGCAACTGGCACGCAACCTGAAATCTTTTATCCAGAATTAA
- the argS gene encoding arginine--tRNA ligase, with translation MNIRQLLSDKFQAAMLAAGIPEECGPIVAPAKKAGFGDYQANGAMGAAKRLGTNPRELASKILEQLDKGDMIEKVEIAGPGFLNIHLSEQWLSQQLLAAQGDKRLNIASVEEPKTVVIDYSSPNLAKEMHVGHLRTTIIGDALARLLEFQGHKVVRQNHVGDWGTQFGMLLAHLSDKLADNDAEVALADLEVFYREAKVRFDEEEGFADRARDYVVKLQGGDEQCLKLWKQFIDISISHCEEIYSKLNVTLQPGDIYAESRYNDDLPVLVKELLDRGIAVEDQGAIVVFLEEMADKEGNPSPMIIQKKGGGYLYATTDLAAIRYRANQLNADRILYVVDARQSLHLQQTFVASRKAGFVAEAVGLEHCTFGTMMGDDGKPFKTRTGGTVKLAALLDEAVERAEKLVAEKNPELDAQTCAEIARKVGIGAVKYADLSKTRTNDYIFSWESMLSFEGNTAPYLQYAYTRVRSIFRKAGIEASELKGDIHLESPQERALAVKLSQFGEVLDQVAKDTFPHVLCTYLYELASTYMSFYEACPVLKEGVSEEQKHSRLQLCNLVASTIATGLGLLGIEVMEQM, from the coding sequence ATGAATATTCGCCAACTCCTCTCCGACAAATTCCAGGCCGCCATGCTTGCCGCCGGTATCCCCGAAGAATGCGGCCCGATTGTGGCACCTGCGAAGAAAGCCGGATTTGGCGACTACCAGGCCAATGGCGCTATGGGCGCTGCAAAGCGACTGGGCACCAACCCGCGTGAGCTGGCCAGCAAGATCCTTGAGCAGCTGGACAAGGGCGATATGATCGAAAAGGTAGAGATCGCCGGTCCTGGCTTCTTAAACATCCATCTAAGTGAACAGTGGCTGAGCCAACAGCTGTTAGCTGCCCAAGGCGACAAGCGCCTCAATATTGCCTCTGTTGAAGAGCCCAAGACCGTAGTTATCGACTACTCCTCCCCCAACTTGGCCAAAGAAATGCACGTGGGCCATTTGCGCACCACCATTATCGGTGATGCCCTTGCGCGCCTGTTGGAGTTCCAGGGCCACAAGGTGGTTCGCCAAAACCATGTGGGCGACTGGGGTACTCAGTTCGGCATGTTGCTGGCGCACCTCTCCGACAAGCTGGCAGACAACGATGCGGAAGTGGCCCTGGCCGACCTGGAAGTCTTTTACCGCGAAGCCAAGGTACGTTTCGATGAGGAGGAGGGTTTTGCCGATCGCGCCCGTGACTATGTTGTGAAACTGCAGGGTGGCGATGAGCAGTGCCTGAAACTGTGGAAACAGTTTATCGATATTTCTATCAGCCACTGTGAAGAGATCTACTCCAAGCTCAATGTCACTCTTCAGCCTGGAGATATTTATGCCGAAAGCCGCTACAACGACGATTTACCAGTACTGGTTAAAGAGCTGCTAGACCGCGGCATCGCCGTCGAAGATCAGGGGGCTATCGTGGTGTTCCTGGAAGAAATGGCTGATAAAGAGGGCAACCCCAGCCCGATGATTATCCAGAAGAAGGGCGGTGGTTACCTATACGCTACCACCGACCTAGCTGCCATCCGCTACCGCGCCAACCAGCTCAACGCAGACCGTATTCTCTACGTAGTGGATGCCCGCCAATCTCTGCACCTGCAACAGACCTTTGTGGCCTCCCGCAAAGCGGGGTTCGTAGCGGAAGCAGTAGGCCTGGAACATTGTACCTTTGGCACCATGATGGGCGACGACGGCAAACCATTTAAAACCCGTACCGGCGGTACGGTAAAACTGGCCGCCCTGCTGGATGAAGCCGTAGAGCGCGCAGAGAAACTGGTAGCCGAGAAAAACCCAGAGCTGGATGCACAAACCTGTGCGGAAATCGCCCGCAAGGTGGGCATCGGCGCGGTGAAATATGCAGACTTGAGCAAGACCCGCACTAACGATTACATCTTCAGCTGGGAATCCATGCTCAGCTTTGAAGGTAATACGGCCCCCTACCTACAGTATGCCTATACCCGCGTACGCAGTATTTTCCGCAAGGCCGGTATTGAGGCGAGTGAACTCAAGGGCGATATTCATCTGGAAAGCCCCCAAGAGCGCGCACTGGCAGTAAAACTGAGCCAGTTTGGCGAAGTCCTCGATCAGGTAGCCAAAGACACCTTCCCACACGTGCTCTGTACCTATTTGTACGAGCTGGCCAGCACTTATATGAGCTTCTACGAAGCCTGCCCGGTACTGAAAGAAGGGGTAAGTGAAGAACAGAAGCACAGCCGTCTGCAGCTGTGTAACCTGGTGGCCAGCACTATCGCGACTGGCCTCGGCTTGCTCGGTATTGAAGTCATGGAGCAAATGTAA
- the sbcB gene encoding exodeoxyribonuclease I, protein MPPNYGGTVSSTTLYWHDYETWGTDPGADKPAQFAGIRTDEALNIVGEPLMIYCRPSADCLPQPMASLVTGISPQKALANGVPEIEFIQRILAELGAPGTCGVGYNSLRFDDEVTRYTLYRNLLDPYEREWRSGNSRWDIIDMVRLTYALRPEGIQWPTREDGAPSFRLEELTAANGISHEGAHDALSDVHATIDMARLIRKQQPKLYDYVFRLRRKQEAAKMIDMRERRPLLHISGKISANHGHLTYVMPLASHPVNRNAVIVANLAMDPEPLLNLDADTLRERLYTARDQLGESELPVGLKLVHLNKCPILAPANMLDDKRASELGIDRAVCEANWQKLKSVDLTEKLHNVFLDREFPQKDVEADLYGGFLSDADRDICRELHRGLAARGPEALAGEVPFSDKRLPELLFRMRARNFPETLSDEEHQRWQIWCFQRLTDPTAGASITLEDYFRQLSELRVQHPERISLITELENWGDSLLA, encoded by the coding sequence ATGCCGCCAAATTATGGAGGTACCGTGAGTTCTACCACACTTTATTGGCACGATTATGAAACCTGGGGCACAGACCCGGGTGCCGACAAACCGGCGCAGTTTGCCGGTATCAGGACCGACGAAGCGCTGAATATCGTCGGCGAGCCATTGATGATTTACTGTCGCCCTTCAGCGGACTGCCTGCCGCAGCCTATGGCGAGTCTGGTGACCGGCATCAGCCCGCAAAAGGCCCTGGCCAATGGTGTACCGGAAATTGAATTTATCCAGCGTATCCTCGCCGAGCTGGGTGCGCCCGGTACCTGTGGTGTGGGCTACAACAGTTTGCGCTTTGACGACGAAGTAACCCGCTACACCCTGTACCGCAACCTGCTCGACCCCTATGAGCGCGAGTGGCGCTCCGGTAATAGCCGCTGGGACATTATCGACATGGTGCGCCTCACTTACGCTCTGCGCCCCGAGGGTATCCAGTGGCCGACACGCGAAGACGGTGCGCCGTCTTTCCGCCTGGAAGAACTGACCGCTGCCAATGGAATTTCCCACGAGGGCGCTCATGATGCACTCTCTGATGTCCACGCTACGATTGATATGGCGCGGCTGATCCGCAAGCAGCAACCGAAGCTTTACGATTATGTTTTCCGCCTGCGCCGCAAGCAGGAAGCCGCCAAGATGATCGATATGCGCGAGCGCCGCCCGCTGTTGCATATCTCCGGCAAGATCTCTGCCAATCATGGGCACTTAACTTATGTGATGCCACTGGCCAGCCATCCGGTGAATCGCAATGCTGTGATTGTTGCCAATTTGGCGATGGACCCCGAGCCTTTACTCAACCTGGATGCGGATACGCTGCGTGAGCGCCTCTATACCGCTCGCGATCAGCTGGGTGAAAGCGAACTGCCGGTTGGGCTGAAACTGGTGCACTTGAACAAGTGCCCGATATTGGCCCCAGCCAATATGCTCGACGATAAACGCGCCAGTGAACTGGGCATCGACCGGGCGGTTTGCGAAGCCAACTGGCAGAAGTTGAAAAGCGTTGATCTGACCGAGAAACTGCACAACGTTTTTCTGGATCGGGAGTTTCCCCAGAAAGATGTAGAGGCGGATCTCTACGGCGGTTTCCTCAGCGATGCCGATCGCGATATCTGCCGTGAGCTGCACCGCGGCTTGGCAGCCCGAGGGCCCGAAGCCCTGGCTGGCGAAGTGCCATTCAGCGATAAGCGCCTACCCGAGTTATTGTTTCGCATGCGTGCGCGCAACTTCCCTGAGACCCTATCGGACGAGGAGCATCAGCGCTGGCAGATCTGGTGTTTCCAGCGGTTAACCGATCCCACCGCAGGGGCCTCTATCACCCTCGAAGATTACTTCCGCCAGCTGTCCGAACTGCGAGTACAGCATCCGGAGCGGATATCGCTGATTACCGAGCTGGAAAACTGGGGCGATAGTCTGCTCGCCTAA
- a CDS encoding aspartate carbamoyltransferase: MDFIGANILSVSQFERADIERVFDVADAMTPYAQREKVTRVLEGAILGNMFMEPSTRTRLSFGAAFNLLGGTVRETVGITASAMAKGESLYDTARVLSGYSDVICMRHPQEGSVAEFAAASRVPVVNGGDGANEHPTQALLDLYTIRKELAAHGRTLDDFRIAMIGDLKHGRTVHSLCKLLCLFGRVHITLVSPPELAMPDAIVEKLREVGHEVTVTDQLESSIAHVDIVYSTRIQEERFASQDEANRYRGRFRLNRAIFTRYAEPNTVIMHPLPRDSRAEANELDIDLNEHPSLAIFRQTDNGLLVRMALFALLLGVENQVDKYAREVHWHSRRNPV, translated from the coding sequence ATGGACTTTATCGGAGCCAATATTCTGTCCGTCAGCCAGTTCGAACGTGCCGATATAGAGCGCGTATTCGATGTGGCTGACGCCATGACCCCTTACGCCCAGCGTGAAAAAGTTACACGCGTGTTGGAGGGAGCGATTCTCGGCAATATGTTTATGGAGCCGAGCACCCGTACCCGCTTGAGTTTTGGGGCTGCTTTTAACCTGCTGGGTGGCACGGTTCGGGAAACTGTGGGGATTACCGCCAGCGCTATGGCCAAGGGCGAATCCCTCTACGATACGGCGCGGGTACTGTCGGGCTACAGCGATGTGATTTGTATGCGCCACCCGCAGGAGGGCTCGGTGGCGGAGTTCGCCGCAGCGAGTCGCGTGCCGGTGGTCAATGGCGGTGATGGCGCTAATGAGCACCCCACCCAGGCGCTGTTAGATCTCTACACTATTCGCAAAGAACTGGCCGCCCATGGCCGCACCCTGGATGATTTCCGCATTGCCATGATTGGCGATCTCAAACACGGTCGCACCGTACACTCCCTGTGCAAGCTGCTGTGCTTATTTGGCAGGGTGCATATCACTCTAGTCTCCCCACCGGAGCTGGCAATGCCCGACGCGATTGTGGAGAAGCTGCGCGAGGTGGGGCACGAGGTGACGGTCACCGACCAGCTGGAATCCTCGATCGCCCATGTAGATATCGTCTACTCCACCCGTATCCAGGAAGAGCGCTTTGCCTCCCAGGATGAGGCCAACCGCTACCGTGGGCGTTTCCGCCTAAACCGGGCGATATTTACCCGCTATGCAGAGCCCAATACGGTGATTATGCACCCTCTGCCGAGGGATTCACGCGCAGAGGCCAACGAGCTGGATATTGATTTGAATGAACATCCGAGCCTGGCAATTTTCCGCCAGACCGATAATGGTCTATTGGTGCGTATGGCTCTGTTCGCCCTATTACTTGGAGTGGAAAACCAGGTAGATAAATACGCCCGTGAAGTGCATTGGCACAGCCGCCGCAACCCGGTTTAA
- a CDS encoding nodulation protein NfeD — protein sequence MSNQISSAVFLRGALILTLLLVVLISKSAAQEDASPHVALLSIDGAIGPATTDYFKRATENAGARGAELIIVHIDTPGGLDAASRDIIQHILSSPIPITTYVYPSGARAASAGTYILYASQIAAMAPATTLGAATPVQIGGPPGTPPPGGNPKENDQKEETEEANKEDEESEEEDKKEKPLSGTAMERKMVNDSVAFIRGLAQRNGRNAEWAEKAVREAATLTASEALEMNVVDIVAKNDEDLLKQLAGRKVSLDSGDITISAEIAQLPIENYEPDWRNELLALITNPQVAYILLLIGIYGLIFEGYSPGAFVPGIVGVICLLLAFYALQVLPINYAGLALIIVGALLIVAEVFMPSFGALGIGGIIALVIGSVMLIDTDVPGMQVSRKLIAAIAGVSGVFLLGLLMAVGRSLRKPRLASDQALVGRVAVVSNVSKEEVLVHLDGEIWRARCETPLEPGQRVRIIAQRGLLLYVEPG from the coding sequence ATGTCGAATCAGATATCGTCAGCGGTATTCTTGCGCGGCGCGCTCATCCTGACGCTGCTCCTTGTCGTTTTGATCTCGAAAAGTGCCGCGCAGGAAGATGCTTCCCCCCATGTGGCGCTGTTGTCTATTGATGGTGCCATAGGCCCGGCCACAACCGATTATTTTAAGCGCGCCACTGAGAATGCTGGCGCGCGCGGTGCCGAGTTAATTATTGTGCATATCGATACTCCTGGCGGTCTCGATGCAGCGTCCCGGGATATTATCCAACATATCCTTTCCTCCCCCATTCCTATTACTACCTATGTGTATCCCTCGGGTGCCCGTGCAGCCAGTGCCGGCACCTATATCCTCTATGCCAGCCAGATAGCGGCAATGGCCCCGGCTACAACACTAGGGGCCGCCACGCCAGTGCAAATAGGCGGGCCCCCAGGAACGCCACCCCCTGGTGGTAATCCAAAAGAGAACGACCAAAAAGAGGAGACAGAAGAGGCGAATAAAGAGGACGAAGAAAGTGAAGAGGAGGACAAAAAGGAGAAACCATTATCCGGCACTGCTATGGAGCGCAAGATGGTGAATGATTCCGTTGCTTTTATTCGAGGTTTAGCACAACGCAATGGACGCAATGCGGAGTGGGCGGAGAAAGCCGTTCGTGAAGCGGCAACTCTGACTGCCTCGGAAGCGCTGGAGATGAATGTTGTCGATATCGTTGCCAAGAATGACGAGGATTTATTAAAGCAGCTGGCCGGGCGCAAAGTTTCTCTCGACTCCGGCGATATTACTATTTCGGCGGAGATTGCCCAGCTCCCCATCGAAAATTACGAGCCGGATTGGCGCAATGAATTACTGGCCCTGATTACCAATCCCCAGGTGGCTTATATTCTTTTATTAATTGGTATTTACGGCCTGATTTTCGAGGGATATAGCCCCGGCGCTTTTGTACCCGGCATCGTGGGGGTTATTTGCCTGTTATTGGCCTTCTATGCTTTGCAGGTTTTGCCGATTAATTATGCCGGATTGGCGCTGATTATCGTTGGAGCGCTTTTGATTGTGGCGGAAGTCTTTATGCCCAGTTTTGGCGCCCTGGGAATTGGTGGAATTATTGCGTTGGTGATTGGCTCGGTGATGCTGATAGACACCGACGTACCGGGTATGCAAGTGTCGCGAAAATTGATCGCAGCGATTGCCGGCGTAAGCGGTGTTTTTCTTTTGGGTCTTTTAATGGCGGTGGGCAGGAGTTTGCGCAAACCGCGGCTTGCCTCCGATCAGGCCCTGGTGGGACGAGTGGCGGTGGTGAGCAATGTGAGCAAAGAAGAGGTGCTTGTGCACCTCGATGGAGAAATTTGGCGGGCACGTTGTGAGACGCCACTGGAGCCGGGGCAGCGTGTGCGCATTATCGCTCAGCGCGGTTTGCTGCTCTATGTGGAGCCGGGCTAG
- a CDS encoding slipin family protein, with translation MVSYFIGLLVLALVLLLMYAIRILREYERAVVFFLGRFQTVKGPGLIIIIPIIQTMERVDLRTVVMDVPTQDVISRDNVSVKVNAVVYYRVVNSQSAIINVEFYHEAVSQLAQTTLRSVLGKHELDEMLSERDKLNVDIQKILDEQTDAWGVKVTNVEIKHIDLDESMVRAIAQQAEAERARRAKVIHAEGEAQAALKLTEAANQLSQNANAITLRYMQTMIDIAGANNSSTIVFPLPLDLIEPLLKRGAEAQK, from the coding sequence ATGGTCAGTTATTTTATTGGGCTGTTAGTACTCGCGCTAGTGCTACTGCTGATGTATGCCATCCGTATTTTGCGGGAATATGAGCGTGCGGTGGTTTTTTTTCTGGGGCGCTTTCAGACGGTGAAAGGACCCGGCCTGATTATCATCATCCCAATTATTCAAACTATGGAGCGGGTGGATTTGCGAACCGTAGTGATGGATGTTCCCACGCAGGATGTGATCAGTCGCGATAACGTTTCGGTAAAAGTGAATGCGGTGGTTTATTACCGGGTTGTTAATTCACAGTCAGCGATTATCAATGTTGAATTTTATCATGAAGCTGTCAGTCAACTGGCCCAGACGACGCTTCGATCTGTACTGGGTAAGCATGAGTTAGATGAGATGCTTTCCGAGCGGGACAAACTCAATGTGGATATTCAAAAGATCCTCGATGAGCAGACCGATGCCTGGGGAGTGAAGGTCACTAATGTCGAAATTAAACATATCGACCTGGATGAGAGTATGGTGCGTGCCATTGCCCAGCAGGCCGAAGCTGAGCGGGCACGGCGAGCCAAGGTGATCCACGCAGAAGGCGAAGCGCAGGCGGCCTTAAAATTAACGGAAGCGGCCAATCAGCTATCGCAAAATGCCAACGCGATTACTTTGCGCTACATGCAGACCATGATTGATATCGCCGGAGCAAATAATAGCTCAACGATTGTATTTCCCTTGCCGCTGGATTTGATTGAGCCTTTGTTGAAGCGCGGTGCTGAGGCACAAAAATAA
- the pgi gene encoding glucose-6-phosphate isomerase, which translates to MTSETLTLSRSSAIQQLQSHFEQQKWSLRELFATDPQRTTSFSCEAAGIYLDFSKNHLRQETLQLLLEYAEEQELSRQIAALFKGANVNNTEHRPALHTALRFQGTPKTEHERAVADCRAQMQRFADNIHKEKWLGFSGKPIRHIVNIGIGGSDLGPRMVVEALGSWHKPGISVHFVANIDGADLSGTIQDLNPEETLFIVASKSFSTLETRENALSARRWILASGANEKQLSQHFVAVSSNIVAAQDFGIAPENIFPIWDWVGGRYSLWSAIGLPIILACGYEVYEELLAGAHGMDTHFSNVPLEENLPVLLALIQFWYRQCWGAGSQVILPYAQRLSKFPAWMQQLDMESLGKSVDKEGKPLEYPSGSVIWGTEGTNGQHSFHQLLHQGTDLIPADFIAIKQPTSELHEQHRWLLACCISQSQALLRGKSIHEARQELEDAGYTHREAHALAPHKAIPGNRPSNTLILEKLDPHHLGALLALYEHKVFTGGCLLGVNPFDQWGVELGKQLSGKIYKAAEEHAPEDWDSSTRSLMEKLL; encoded by the coding sequence ATGACAAGTGAAACTTTAACTCTGAGCCGCTCCTCAGCAATTCAACAATTACAATCTCATTTCGAACAACAAAAATGGTCTTTACGTGAGCTTTTCGCCACCGACCCTCAGCGCACAACCAGTTTCAGCTGCGAGGCGGCCGGCATCTATCTGGACTTCAGCAAAAATCACTTGCGTCAAGAGACATTGCAGCTGCTGCTCGAGTATGCTGAAGAGCAGGAATTGAGCCGCCAGATTGCAGCCTTATTTAAGGGTGCCAATGTCAACAATACCGAGCACCGCCCAGCACTACACACTGCGCTGCGCTTCCAGGGAACGCCCAAAACCGAGCATGAGCGCGCCGTGGCCGATTGTCGCGCCCAGATGCAACGGTTTGCGGATAATATCCACAAAGAAAAATGGCTGGGGTTTAGTGGCAAACCCATTCGCCATATCGTGAATATCGGTATCGGCGGCTCCGATCTCGGTCCTCGTATGGTGGTCGAGGCTCTGGGCTCATGGCACAAACCAGGTATTAGCGTACATTTCGTAGCAAATATTGATGGTGCAGACCTGAGCGGTACTATCCAAGATCTCAACCCGGAGGAGACACTTTTTATTGTTGCCTCCAAGTCTTTCTCCACCCTGGAAACCCGAGAGAATGCCTTAAGCGCGCGCCGCTGGATTTTGGCCTCTGGCGCCAATGAAAAACAATTGTCCCAGCACTTTGTAGCGGTCAGCAGCAATATTGTTGCAGCACAAGACTTTGGCATCGCCCCGGAAAATATTTTTCCCATATGGGACTGGGTGGGTGGTCGCTACTCTCTGTGGTCTGCAATTGGCCTGCCGATCATCCTGGCCTGTGGCTATGAGGTTTATGAGGAACTTCTTGCCGGTGCTCATGGCATGGACACCCATTTTTCCAATGTCCCACTGGAGGAAAATCTGCCGGTATTGCTGGCGCTTATTCAGTTCTGGTATCGCCAGTGCTGGGGTGCCGGCAGCCAGGTGATTCTGCCCTACGCTCAGCGCCTGTCTAAGTTTCCCGCCTGGATGCAACAATTGGATATGGAAAGCCTGGGCAAAAGCGTAGACAAAGAGGGGAAACCCCTGGAGTACCCCAGCGGCAGTGTGATCTGGGGCACCGAAGGCACCAATGGGCAGCACTCCTTCCATCAGCTATTGCACCAGGGTACCGATCTGATTCCTGCGGATTTTATCGCTATCAAGCAGCCTACCTCCGAGCTGCATGAGCAACACCGATGGCTACTGGCCTGCTGTATCAGCCAAAGCCAGGCTCTATTGCGCGGCAAATCCATTCACGAGGCACGCCAGGAACTGGAAGATGCCGGCTATACCCACCGCGAGGCCCATGCGTTGGCTCCGCACAAAGCCATCCCCGGTAATCGCCCGAGTAATACCCTCATCCTGGAAAAGTTAGATCCTCATCACCTGGGCGCACTGTTAGCACTTTACGAGCACAAGGTTTTCACAGGCGGTTGCCTTTTGGGAGTTAACCCATTTGACCAGTGGGGTGTAGAGCTAGGCAAACAGTTAAGCGGAAAGATATATAAAGCCGCAGAAGAACATGCGCCTGAGGATTGGGATAGTTCTACCCGCTCTTTAATGGAAAAGCTCTTATAA